The following are encoded in a window of Rosa chinensis cultivar Old Blush chromosome 4, RchiOBHm-V2, whole genome shotgun sequence genomic DNA:
- the LOC112199324 gene encoding sugar transport protein MST4, translating into MAGGFGAETGGKEFEAKITPLVIISCIMAASGGLMFGYDVGISGGVTSMPDFLKKFFPTVYKNQEQPGLAGNYCKYDNQGLQMFTSSLYLAALIATFFASYTTKTLGRKVTMLIAGILFLIGTAFNAAAMNLAMLIIGRLLLGCGVGFANQAIPLFLSEVAPTRIRGALNILFQLNITIGILVANLINYGTAKLTTGYGWRISLGLAGVPALLLTVGSLVVVDTPNSLIERGKLEEGKSILRRIRGVDNVEPEYLEIVEANRTATLIKNPFQNLLKRRNRPTLVIGMMMQIFQQFTGINAIMFYAPVLFQTLGFKSDASLYSSVITGLVNVLSTVVSVVVVDKAGRRMLLIEAGIQMFLSQMGVAVIMGLKVKDYSNNLGHSLGILVIILVCSFVASFAWSWGPLGWLIPSETFAVEARSAGQSIAVFTNMLFTFVIAQAFLSMLCHMKSGIFVFFSAWVLVMTLFTILFIPETKNIPIDEMNERVWKQHWYWKRFMDGFEDGPKGN; encoded by the exons atgGCGGGGGGATTTGGCGCCGAAACGGGAGGCAAAGAATTTGAAGCAAAGATCACACCACTTGTGATCATTTCTTGTATAATGGCAGCGAGCGGAGGCCTAATGTTTGGTTATGATGTTGGAATttcag GGGGTGTTACATCAATGCcagactttttgaaaaaatTCTTCCCGACTGTGTATAAAAATCAAGAACAACCAGGACTTGCAGGAAATTACTGTAAATACGATAATCAAGGGTTACAAATGTTCACATCTTCATTGTACCTCGCCGCTTTAATAGCAACATTCTTTGCATCGTACACAACCAAAACACTAGGTCGAAAGGTGACCATGTTGATAGCTgggattttatttttaattggaaCAGCTTTTAATGCCGCAGCAATGAACCTTGCCATGCTCATTATTGGGAGGCTCTTACTTGGTTGTGGAGTTGGTTTTGCTAACCAG GCAATTCCACTTTTTCTTTCGGAAGTTGCACCCACAAGAATTCGTGGAGCACTTAACATACTCTTCCAGCTTAATATCACCATTGGCATTCTCGTTGCAAATCTGATCAACTATGGAACTGCCAA ACTTACAACGGGATATGGTTGGAGAATATCACTGGGTTTAGCTGGGGTTCCGGCACTTCTACTAACGGTGGGGTCTCTTGTTGTAGTAGACACTCCTAACAGTTTGATCGAACGAGGTAAGTTGGAAGAAGGAAAATCAATTCTTAGAAGAATCCGCGGTGTTGACAATGTTGAACCAGAATACTTGGAGATTGTTGAGGCAAATCGTACGGCTACACTAATTAAAAACCCTTTCCAAAATCTCCTAAAGCGTAGGAACAGGCCTACTTTAGTCATTGGAATGATGATGCAG ATATTCCAACAATTTACAGGCATTAATGCAATCATGTTTTACGCTCCAGTTTTGTTCCAGACTTTGGGATTTAAGAGTGATGCCTCCCTTTACTCATCCGTAATAACAGGACTTGTCAATGTTCTCTCAACCGTTGTATCAGTTGTCGTTGTGGACAAAGCTGGTCGTCGAATGCTCTTGATAGAAGCTGGGATTCAAATGTTTCTTTCTCAAATGGGAGTTGCCGTAATTATGGGACTTAAAGTTAAGGATTATTCTAACAACCTCGGACATAGCTTGGGAATTCTAGTGATTATTCTCGTTTGTAGTTTTGTAGCCTCTTTCGCATGGTCTTGGGGTCCTCTAGGGTGGTTGATCCCTAGTGAGACATTCGCTGTTGAAGCACGCTCGGCTGGCCAGAGTATTGCTGTTTTTACGAACATGCTCTTCACATTTGTTATAGCACAAGCCTTCCTTTCAATGCTTTGCCACATGAAGTCTGGCATATTCGTTTTCTTTTCAGCTTGGGTCCTTGTCATGACACTTTTTACCATCTTGTTTATTCCTGAGACCAAGAATATTCCCATTGATGAGATGAATGAGAGAGTGTGGAAGCAACATTGGTACTGGAAGAGATTTATGGATGGCTTTGAAGATGGACCAAAGGGCAATTGA